In Oryza brachyantha chromosome 1, ObraRS2, whole genome shotgun sequence, the following are encoded in one genomic region:
- the LOC102704390 gene encoding probable dual-specificity RNA methyltransferase RlmN, protein MAAPQQVPIRAAPLARALRTRVAAAATSSARSPEASQRALLGLSEPELRQLAVDLGQQSYRGKQLHDLLYKSRAKHIQDFSHVPKVFREALVGAGWKVGRSPVHHAVTASDGTTKILLKLEDNRLIETVGIPVDDDKGPSRLTACVSSQVGCPLRCSFCATGKGGFSRNLHAHEIVEQVLVLEEMFKHRVTNVVFMGMGEPMLNLKSVLEAHRCLNKELKIGQRMITISTVGVPNTIKMLASHKLQSTLAVSLHAPNQKLRETIVPSAKSYPLEALMDDCKNYFLETGRRVSFEYTLLAGINDAKEHAEELAELLRKCGGGYHVNLIPYNPIQGSEYKRPYRKVVQAFVDALEARKITVSVRQTRGLDANAACGQLKNEFQKNPLLESSPSSEPNLIPA, encoded by the exons atggCCGCGCCGCAGCAGGTGCCGATACGCGCCgccccgctcgcccgcgcgctccggacgcgcgtcgccgccgccgccacttcgTCTGCGAGGTCCCCGGAAGCTTCCCAACGCGCGCTCCTCGGCCTCTCCGAACCGGAGCTCCGGCAGCTCGCCGTCGACCTCGGCCAG CAAAGCTACAGGGGCAAGCAGCTGCACGACCTCCTCTACAAGTCCAGGGCCAAGCACATCCAAGATTTTAGCCACG TGCCAAAGGTTTTCCGGGAGGCGTTAGTTGGTGCTGGCTGGAAGGTTGGCAGGTCACCAGTGCACCATGCTGTGACGGCTTCTGATGGCACTACCAAG ATACTTCTCAAATTGGAGGATAACAGATTGATTGAGACGGTAGGAATCCCGGTCGATGATGACAAAGGCCCATCAAGACTCACTGCCTGCGTTTCATCACAG GTTGGCTGCCCCTTGCGTTGCTCATTTTGTGCCACTGGCAAGGGAGGGTTTTCAAGAAACCTTCACGCGCATGAGATTGTTGAGCAG GTTTTGGTCCTAGAAGAGATGTTCAAACACAGGGTGACAAATGTAGTGTTCATGGGGATGGGTGAGCCTATGTTGAACCTGAAATCAGTTTTAGAGGCACACCGATGCTTGAACAAG GAACTAAAAATTGGGCAAAGGATGATAACAATCTCCACAGTAGGTGTTCCCAATACTATAAAAATGTTAGCGTCTCACAAGCTTCAGTCAACACTAGCAGTCAG CCTGCACGCCCCAAACCAGAAACTACGGGAAACAATTGTTCCAAGTGCGAAGTCATATCCCTTGGAAGCATTAATGGATGACTGCAAGAATTACTTCCTCGAAACCGGACGAAGGGTATCCTTTGAGTACACTCTGCTAG CTGGGATTAATGACGCAAAGGAACATGCTGAAGAACTTGCAGAGCTACTGCGTAAATGTGGCGGTGGTTATCATGTGAACCTAATTCCTTATAATCCGATACAAGGTTCTGAATACAAGAGGCCCTACAGAAAAGTG GTTCAAGCCTTTGTTGATGCGCTAGAAGCACGGAAGATAACCGTAAGCGTTCGACAAACCCGTGGGCTTGATGCTAATGCAGCCTGTGGGCAGCTAAAAAATGAGTTCCAGAAGAATCCACTGCTTGAATCGTCGCCTTCCTCAGAGCCCAACCTCATACCAGCTTGA
- the LOC102704669 gene encoding receptor-like cytoplasmic kinase 176 has protein sequence MGNCCGAKISSDALSRTEGSRRSRKGAGLSSSSSRVSSASVPATPTPRSEGDILQSANVRSFAFTELKTATRNFRPDSVLGEGGFGSVFKGWVDENTFVPTRPGTGMIIAVKKLNQDGFQGHREWLAEVNYLGQLSHPNLVKLVGYCLEDEQRLLVYEFMPRGSLENHLFRRGSHFQPLSWNLRMKVALGAAKGLAFLHSDMAKVIYRDFKTSNVLLDSNYNAKLSDFGLAKDGPTGDKSHVSTRVMGTYGYAAPEYLATGHLTAKSDVYSFGVVLLEMLSGRRALDKNRPSGEHNLVEWARPYLTSRRRIFRILDARLGGQYSLAGAQKAAALALQCLSGDSRNRPTMQQVVAALEQLQDAKETSHQPQSKMTLAGRGFNGSGSSWSRGNRRSEATPVNGGGRSARPRRLSATASSLPE, from the exons ATGGGCAACTGCTGCGGAGCCAAGATTAGCTCCGACGCCCTCTCCCGGACCGAAG GGTCAAGAAGAAGCAGGAAGGGGGCGGGGCTGAGCTCGTCGAGCAGCCGGGtgtcgtcggcgtcggtgccGGCGACGCCCACCCCACGGAGCGAGGGCGACATCCTGCAGTCGGCGAACGTGAGGAGCTTCGCCTTCACCGAGCTGAAGACGGCCACCAGGAACTTCCGGCCCGACAGCGTGCTCGGCGAGGGCGGCTTCGGCTCCGTCTTCAAGGGATGGGTCGACGAGAACACCTTCGTCCCGACCAGGCCCGGCACCGGCATGATCATCGCCGTCAAGAAGCTCAACCAGGACGGCTTCCAGGGCCACAGGGAATGGCTG GCTGAAGTGAACTATCTTGGGCAACTGTCGCATCCCAACCTTGTAAAGCTCGTAGGCTACTGCCTCGAAGATGAGCAGAGGCTTCTTGTCTACGAGTTCATGCCTCGGGGGAGCTTGGAGAATCATCTTTTCAGGA GGGGCTCACATTTCCAGCCACTCTCGTGGAATCTTCGAATGAAAGTTGCTCTTGGAGCAGCAAAGGGACTTGCCTTTCTCCACAGCGACATGGCCAAAGTTATCTACCGTGATTTCAAGACATCTAATGTTCTTCTTGATTCG AACTACAACGCAAAGCTGTCTGATTTCGGGTTGGCAAAGGATGGTCCGACTGGTGACAAGAGCCATGTCTCAACAAGAGTTATGGGCACATACGGATACGCCGCTCCTGAATATCTTGCGACAG GGCATCTGACCGCGAAGAGcgacgtgtacagcttcggCGTGGTTCTGCTCGAGATGCTGTCGGGTCGCCGTGCGCTGGACAAGAACCGGCCCTCCGGCGAGCACAACCTGGTGGAGTGGGCGCGGCCGTACCTGACGAGCAGGCGGCGCATCTTCCGCATCCTGGACGCGCGGCTGGGCGGCCAGTACTCGCTCGCCGGCGCacagaaggcggcggcgctggcgctgcAGTGCCTGTCCGGCGACTCGAGGAACAGGCCGACCATGCAGCAGGTGGTCGCCGCGCTGGAGCAGCTCCAGGATGCCAAGGAGACGTCTCATCAGCCGCAGAGCAAGATGACGCTGGCCGGCCGTGGCTTCaacggcagcggcagcagctggTCGCGCGGCAACAGGCGGTCGGAGGCGACGCCGGTCAATGGCGGCGGCAGGTCGGCTCGTCCGAGGCGGCTGTCGGCAACGGCATCGTCTCTGCCTGAGTGA